The following proteins come from a genomic window of Pseudomonas sp. WJP1:
- a CDS encoding lipid A biosynthesis lauroyl acyltransferase, whose amino-acid sequence MDRPRFRTTFLMPRFWPLWCGLGLLWLIVQLPYPVLLWIGRGLGALMYRAAADRRRIAKRNLELCFPEKSAAERKRLLKENFASTGIAFFEMAMSWWWSRERLAKLAHVEGLEHLKNAQREGKGVILMAVHFTTLEIGAALLGQQHTIDGMYREHKNPLFDYVQRRGRERHNLDSLAVEREDVRGMLKLLRAGRAIWYAPDQDYGAKQSIFVPLFGIQAATVTATSKFARLGKALVVPFTQERLADGSGYRLVIHAPLEGFPGETEEADCLRINQWIEGVLRDCPEQYLWAHRRFKSRPPGEPKLYAKRG is encoded by the coding sequence ATGGATCGCCCGCGTTTTCGAACAACTTTTCTGATGCCGCGTTTCTGGCCGCTCTGGTGCGGCCTGGGGCTGTTATGGCTGATTGTCCAGCTGCCGTACCCTGTATTGCTGTGGATCGGTCGGGGCTTGGGTGCCTTGATGTATCGAGCAGCGGCCGACCGGCGGCGCATTGCCAAGCGTAATCTGGAACTGTGCTTCCCGGAAAAATCCGCGGCCGAGCGCAAGCGCCTGTTAAAGGAAAACTTCGCGTCCACCGGTATCGCTTTCTTCGAAATGGCGATGAGCTGGTGGTGGTCGCGCGAGCGGCTGGCGAAACTGGCTCATGTCGAGGGCCTGGAGCACCTGAAGAATGCCCAGCGTGAGGGCAAGGGCGTGATCCTGATGGCCGTCCACTTCACCACGCTGGAAATCGGTGCGGCGCTGCTTGGCCAGCAGCACACCATCGACGGCATGTACCGCGAACACAAGAACCCGCTATTCGATTATGTGCAGCGTCGCGGTCGTGAGCGGCATAACCTCGATTCGCTCGCCGTGGAACGCGAGGACGTGCGTGGCATGCTCAAGTTGCTGCGGGCCGGCCGCGCGATCTGGTACGCGCCGGACCAGGATTATGGCGCCAAGCAAAGCATTTTCGTGCCGTTGTTCGGCATACAGGCCGCCACCGTCACCGCCACCAGCAAATTCGCGCGGCTGGGCAAGGCGCTGGTGGTGCCGTTCACCCAGGAGCGCCTGGCGGACGGGAGTGGTTATCGCCTGGTGATCCACGCACCGCTCGAAGGCTTTCCTGGTGAAACCGAAGAAGCCGACTGCTTGCGCATCAACCAATGGATCGAAGGCGTCTTGCGCGATTGTCCAGAGCAATACCTCTGGGCCCATCGCCGCTTCAAGAGCCGTCCGCCCGGCGAACCGAAGCTGTACGCAAAGCGCGGCTAA
- the minC gene encoding septum site-determining protein MinC, producing MSQTELLDQDPVFQLKGSMLAITVLELARNDLEGLDRQLAAKVAQAPNFFSNAPLVLALDKLPANGGTVDLPGLMRICRQHGLRTLAIRASRIEDIAAAIAVDLPVLPPSGARERALDLNEGVVAKKPEKPAEPTIKPTKIITSPVRGGQQIYAQGSDLVVISSVSPGAELLADGNIHVYGAMRGRVLAGVKGDTKARIFCQQMSAELISIAGHYKVSEDLRRDPLWGSGVQVSLSGDVLNIIRL from the coding sequence ATGAGCCAAACCGAACTGCTAGACCAAGATCCCGTGTTCCAGTTGAAGGGCAGCATGCTTGCCATAACGGTGCTGGAACTGGCCCGAAATGACCTTGAAGGCCTCGATCGGCAGTTGGCCGCCAAAGTCGCCCAAGCGCCGAACTTCTTCAGTAACGCGCCGCTGGTCCTGGCCCTGGACAAGCTCCCGGCCAACGGCGGCACCGTCGATCTGCCCGGCCTGATGCGCATCTGCCGCCAGCATGGCCTTCGTACCCTGGCTATCCGCGCCAGCCGCATCGAAGACATCGCGGCGGCCATCGCGGTCGACCTGCCGGTACTGCCGCCGTCCGGGGCCCGCGAACGGGCGCTGGACTTGAACGAAGGCGTCGTGGCGAAAAAGCCGGAAAAACCAGCGGAACCGACCATCAAACCGACGAAAATTATCACTTCGCCAGTACGCGGTGGCCAGCAGATTTATGCCCAGGGCAGCGATCTGGTGGTGATCTCCTCGGTCAGCCCGGGGGCGGAACTTCTCGCCGATGGGAACATCCATGTATACGGCGCGATGCGCGGTCGTGTGCTGGCGGGCGTCAAAGGCGACACCAAGGCACGAATTTTCTGCCAGCAAATGAGCGCTGAACTGATCTCCATCGCCGGTCATTACAAGGTTTCCGAAGATCTGCGCCGCGACCCGTTGTGGGGCTCGGGCGTGCAGGTCAGCCTGTCAGGCGACGTGTTGAACATCATTCGGCTTTAA
- the minD gene encoding septum site-determining protein MinD, whose protein sequence is MAKILVVTSGKGGVGKTTTSAAIGTGLALRGHKTVIVDFDVGLRNLDLIMGCERRVVYDFVNVVNGEANLQQALIKDKRLENLYVLAASQTRDKDALTVEGVEKVLMQLKEDFEFVVCDSPAGIEKGAHLAMYFADEAIVVTNPEVSSVRDSDRMLGLLASKSRRAERGEDPIKEHLLITRYHPERVSKGEMLGVEDVKEILSVALLGVIPESQAVLKASNQGVPVILDDQSDAGQAYSDTVDRLLGKTVEHRFLDVQKKGFFERLFGGN, encoded by the coding sequence TTGGCCAAGATTCTCGTGGTTACATCCGGCAAGGGTGGTGTGGGTAAGACCACCACCAGCGCCGCTATCGGTACCGGCCTCGCTCTGCGCGGTCACAAAACAGTCATCGTCGACTTCGACGTCGGTTTGCGTAACCTTGACCTGATCATGGGTTGCGAGCGCCGCGTGGTGTATGACTTCGTCAACGTGGTCAACGGCGAAGCCAACCTGCAACAGGCCCTGATCAAAGACAAGCGCCTGGAAAACCTCTACGTACTGGCGGCCAGCCAGACCCGCGACAAAGACGCGCTGACGGTCGAAGGCGTGGAAAAAGTCCTGATGCAGCTCAAGGAAGACTTCGAGTTCGTGGTCTGCGACTCCCCGGCGGGCATCGAAAAAGGCGCCCACCTGGCCATGTACTTCGCTGACGAAGCGATCGTGGTGACCAACCCGGAAGTGTCCTCGGTGCGTGACTCCGATCGCATGCTCGGCCTGCTGGCCAGCAAGTCCCGTCGCGCCGAGCGCGGCGAAGACCCGATCAAGGAACACCTGCTGATTACCCGTTACCATCCAGAGCGCGTAAGCAAGGGCGAAATGCTCGGCGTCGAAGACGTCAAGGAAATCCTCTCGGTGGCGCTGCTCGGCGTGATCCCTGAATCCCAGGCGGTGCTCAAGGCATCCAACCAGGGCGTTCCGGTGATTCTCGACGACCAGAGCGATGCCGGCCAGGCCTACAGCGATACCGTTGACCGCCTGCTGGGCAAAACCGTGGAACATCGTTTCCTCGATGTACAGAAGAAGGGATTCTTCGAGCGCCTGTTTGGAGGCAACTAA
- the minE gene encoding cell division topological specificity factor MinE, protein MNLFDFFRANKKQSTASVAKERLQIIVAHERGQRSTPDYLPALQKELVEVIRKYVNIGSDDVHVALESQGSCSILELNITLPDR, encoded by the coding sequence ATGAACCTTTTTGACTTCTTTCGTGCCAACAAAAAGCAAAGCACCGCGTCGGTAGCGAAAGAGCGTCTACAGATCATCGTGGCGCACGAACGCGGCCAACGCAGTACCCCGGATTACCTGCCAGCCTTGCAGAAGGAACTGGTCGAAGTGATTCGCAAGTACGTCAATATCGGGTCCGATGACGTGCACGTCGCACTGGAAAGCCAGGGCAGCTGCTCGATTCTGGAACTCAATATCACCCTGCCAGATCGCTGA
- a CDS encoding RluA family pseudouridine synthase, with amino-acid sequence MPLSNIHIIHEDAAVLVVNKPTLLLSVPGRADDNKDCLITRLQENGYPEARIVHRLDWETSGIILLARDADTHRELSRQFHDRETEKAYTALCWGQPALDSGSIDLPLRYDPPTKPRHVVDHEFGKHALTFWRVLERCGDWCRVELTPITGRSHQLRVHMLSIGHPLLGDGLYAHEQALAAWPRLCLHASMLSFTHPQSGERLRFECPAPF; translated from the coding sequence ATGCCGCTGTCCAATATCCACATCATCCATGAGGACGCCGCTGTCCTGGTGGTCAACAAACCCACCCTGTTGCTCTCCGTGCCCGGCCGGGCCGACGACAACAAGGATTGCCTGATTACCCGCCTGCAGGAAAACGGCTACCCGGAAGCGCGAATCGTCCATCGACTGGATTGGGAAACCTCCGGCATCATCCTGCTGGCCCGCGATGCCGACACACACCGTGAACTGTCCAGGCAATTTCACGACCGCGAAACCGAAAAAGCCTACACCGCATTGTGCTGGGGCCAGCCGGCGCTCGACAGTGGCAGCATCGACTTGCCGCTGCGCTACGACCCGCCGACCAAGCCACGCCACGTGGTGGACCATGAATTCGGCAAGCACGCCCTGACCTTCTGGCGTGTGCTGGAGCGTTGCGGCGATTGGTGTCGCGTCGAACTCACGCCAATCACCGGCCGCTCGCACCAATTGCGCGTACACATGCTGTCGATCGGTCATCCACTGCTGGGCGACGGACTCTACGCCCATGAGCAAGCCCTGGCCGCCTGGCCACGCCTGTGCCTGCATGCAAGCATGCTCAGTTTCACTCACCCGCAGAGCGGTGAGCGACTGCGCTTCGAATGCCCCGCACCTTTTTGA
- a CDS encoding M18 family aminopeptidase, whose product MREELNQGLIDFLKASPTPFHATASLVQRLEAAGFQRLDEREPWNTEANGRYYVTRNDSSIVAIKMGRHSPLHGGIRLVGAHTDSPCLRVKPQPELQRQGFWQLGVEVYGGALLAPWFDRDLSLAGRVTFRRDGKVESQLIDFKAPIAIIPNLAIHLNREANMGWAINAQTELPPVLAQFAGDERVDFRAVLTDQLAREHGLNADVVLDYELSFYDTQSAAVIGLHGDFIAGARLDNLLSCYAGLQALLTTDTDETCVLVCNDHEEVGSCSACGADGPMLEQTLRRLLPEGDEFVRTIQKSLLVSADNAHGVHPNYADKHDANHGPKLNAGPVIKVNSNQRYATNSETAGFFRHLCMAEEVPVQSFVVRSDMGCGSTIGPITASHLGVRTVDIGLPTFAMHSIRELCGSHDLAHLVKVLSAFYACRELP is encoded by the coding sequence ATGCGCGAAGAGTTGAACCAAGGCCTGATCGATTTCCTCAAGGCCTCCCCTACCCCGTTTCATGCCACCGCCAGCCTTGTTCAGCGACTGGAAGCGGCGGGCTTCCAACGCCTGGACGAACGCGAGCCATGGAACACCGAAGCCAATGGTCGCTACTACGTCACCCGCAATGACTCGTCGATCGTCGCGATCAAGATGGGCCGGCACTCGCCGCTGCACGGCGGCATTCGCCTGGTCGGCGCCCACACCGACAGCCCGTGCCTGCGGGTCAAGCCCCAGCCGGAACTGCAACGCCAGGGTTTCTGGCAATTGGGCGTGGAAGTTTATGGCGGCGCCCTGCTGGCCCCCTGGTTCGACCGCGACCTGTCCCTGGCCGGTCGTGTCACCTTCCGTCGTGATGGCAAGGTCGAGAGCCAGTTGATCGACTTCAAGGCACCGATTGCGATCATCCCCAACCTGGCCATTCACCTCAACCGTGAAGCCAACATGGGCTGGGCAATCAACGCCCAGACCGAACTGCCGCCGGTACTGGCGCAATTCGCCGGTGACGAGCGCGTGGACTTCCGCGCCGTACTCACCGACCAGCTGGCCCGCGAACACGGCCTGAACGCCGATGTCGTGCTGGATTACGAACTGAGTTTCTACGACACCCAAAGCGCGGCCGTCATCGGCCTGCACGGTGATTTCATCGCCGGCGCGCGCCTGGACAACCTGCTGTCATGTTATGCCGGCCTGCAAGCGCTGCTGACCACCGACACCGATGAAACCTGCGTCCTTGTTTGCAATGACCACGAGGAAGTCGGTTCCTGCTCGGCCTGTGGCGCCGACGGCCCGATGCTGGAGCAGACGCTGCGTCGCCTGCTGCCGGAAGGTGATGAGTTCGTGCGTACCATTCAGAAATCCCTGCTGGTTTCGGCCGACAACGCCCACGGCGTGCACCCCAACTACGCCGACAAGCACGATGCCAATCACGGCCCGAAACTCAACGCCGGCCCCGTGATCAAGGTCAACAGCAACCAGCGCTACGCCACCAACAGCGAAACCGCCGGGTTCTTCCGTCACCTGTGCATGGCCGAAGAGGTGCCGGTACAGAGCTTCGTGGTGCGCAGCGACATGGGTTGCGGGTCGACCATCGGCCCGATTACCGCCAGCCACCTGGGCGTGCGTACCGTGGACATCGGCCTGCCGACCTTCGCCATGCATTCGATCCGCGAACTGTGCGGCAGCCATGACCTGGCGCATCTGGTCAAAGTGCTGAGCGCGTTCTACGCCTGCCGCGAATTGCCGTAG